In Zygosaccharomyces rouxii strain CBS732 chromosome D complete sequence, one DNA window encodes the following:
- the DCI1 gene encoding putative dodecenoyl-CoA isomerase DCI1 (similar to uniprot|Q08558 Saccharomyces cerevisiae YOR180C DCI1 Peroxisomal delta(3 5)-delta(2 4)-dienoyl-CoA isomerase involved in fatty acid metabolism contains peroxisome targeting signals at amino and carboxy termini) yields MYVEMKSRITSRSEDNGRIFVITINDPKKLNSLSFQDFKSIGQLLQVADNDPQVQVTVLQSTGKFFSAGVRFEDIGYMRDDVSSHPERLFGHIAMPNIQLVAQFTQQRKPLVCCLNGPAVGMTAALVMLCDIIYAKNDSAYLLFPFANLGFVPEGGTSVTLPWKLGINSAYEHLVMGSPITVQELIDARAVSKVYYLVDTNTFNDKIVSEIAKTISNVFPESLLGVKGQLNANLENNLLARAQSLETNTTMPFWTSGEPFKRFQQLQEGTRRHKL; encoded by the coding sequence ATGTATGTTGAGATGAAAAGCAGAATCACATCAAGGTCAGAAGACAATGGTCGAATCTTTGTTATTACGATCAATGATCCCAAGAAACTCAACTCCCTATCAttccaagatttcaaatccattggACAGCTTTTACAGGTGGCTGATAACGATCCACAAGTGCAAGTAACCGTTTTGCAGAGCACAGGCAAGTTCTTTTCAGCAGGTGTtagatttgaagatatcGGCTACATGCGAGATGATGTTTCTTCCCACCCGGAGAGACTCTTTGGCCATATAGCTATGCCCAATATACAATTGGTAGCCCAGTTTACGCAACAGCGGAAACCCCTGGTATGCTGTTTAAACGGACCTGCCGTCGGTATGACAGCTGCATTGGTCATGTTGTGCGACATCATTTACGCCAAGAACGACTCAGCTTACCTGTTATTTCCTTTTGCTAACTTGGGATTCGTCCCCGAAGGCGGTACTTCAGTAACATTACCATGGAAGCTGGGCATCAATAGTGCTTACGAGCATTTGGTGATGGGTTCACCAATAACTGTCCAGGAACTAATTGATGCACGCGCGGTATCAAAGGTTTACTACTTGGTGGATACCAATACGTTTAATGACAAAATAGTATCTGAAATTGCCAAGACTATTTCAAACGTCTTTCCGGAATCTTTACTTGGCGTGAAAGGCCAGTTGAATGCAAACTTGGAAAACAATCTATTGGCAAGAGCCCAATCGTTGGAGACCAACACTACTATGCCGTTCTGGACCTCGGGGGAGcctttcaaaagattccaaCAACTGCAAGAGGGAACCCGTAGACATAAACTCTAA
- the RSO55 gene encoding Rso55p (similar to uniprot|Q05863 Saccharomyces cerevisiae YLR281C Hypothetical ORF), whose protein sequence is MQGIRWLSYTRVHLIKKHKLPPRPKFTPSLESQCEEKFLHGGRGPGGQKINKCNSKVQLKHLPTGIVVECQQTRSRDQNRKIAREKLALEIERANTPGQSGTIREKALQQWHQQSKKSKERKAKGKHEQHRQERELQELEKLKQEQDIIKSMMGS, encoded by the coding sequence ATGCAAGGAATACGTTGGTTGAGTTACACCCGTGTACATTTAATCAAAAAGCACAAGCTACCACCAAGACCTAAATTTACACCTTCATTAGAGTCACAATGTGAAGAGAAGTTTTTACATGGTGGTAGAGGACCCGGTGGTCAAAAGATTAACAAGTGCAATTCCAAAGTTCAGTTGAAGCATTTGCCAACAGGTATTGTGGTTGAATGTCAACAGACAAGATCTAGAGATCAGAACAGAAAGATTGCCAGGGAAAAACTAGCATTGGAAATCGAAAGAGCCAATACACCAGGTCAAAGTGGAACCATCAGGGAGAAGGCATTACAGCAATGGCATCAACAGAGTAAGAAGTCTAAGGAGAGGAAGGCTAAGGGCAAGCATGAGCAGCATCGTCAAGAAAGGGAACTACaagagttggaaaaattgaaacagGAGCAAGACATCATTAAGAGTATGATGGGGTCATGA
- the PUT7 gene encoding Put7p (similar to uniprot|Q05867 Saccharomyces cerevisiae YLR283W Hypothetical ORF), translated as MLTLLRRANLSCSLRALRLQRTSAFTRINGMAQRSLKTNSRLYSNINNVQDQQARSNQASENFLKQMPERLVSEGDGLKPTTAANQFDTLELHQRLNLQGYTPQQSEAIITLLLELLDEFFYRDYNHIYLNGMELENQSHLFHAAETELKYAIQNSRDTQLNNQHLQLMKLIRDLESLHDEMNEMTINFLQKDSKVDFHNQKIENTLLQRRVKMELSDCDNKISTQILGNTRSDIENLRWQTTRSGLLAVLILVFFMVGGASISKRLSVEHDKPVQVTLHTVDPEERDADEDDNTLDQILLDEDEFNPDVKR; from the coding sequence ATGCTGACGTTACTTCGGCGTGCTAATTTGAGTTGTTCCCTGAGGGCTCTAAGGCTCCAAAGGACATCAGcctttacaagaattaaCGGGATGGCACAGCGGTCCCTGAAGACTAACAGTAGGCTTTATAGCAACATCAACAATGTACAGGATCAACAAGCTAGGAGTAACCAAGCATCagagaattttttaaaacAAATGCCTGAGAGATTGGTCTCCGAAGGTGATGGATTAAAACCCACCACAGCAGCCAATCAATTTGATACTTTGGAACTTCATCAGAGGTTAAATTTACAAGGCTATACACCTCAACAGAGTGAGGCTATCATTACACTGCTGCTAGAATtacttgatgaatttttttacAGGGATTACAATCACATATATCTAAATGGTATGGAGCTAGAGAATCAATCGCATCTTTTCCATGCAGCTGAGACTGAATTAAAATATGCAATCCAAAATTCAAGAGACACACAATTGAACAATCAACATCTACaattaatgaaattaattcGAGATTTAGAATCCCTGCACGACGAAATGAATGAAATGACTATCAActttttacaaaaggatTCTAAAGTTGATTTCCATAAccaaaagattgaaaacaCACTATTACAAAGAAGAGTTAAAATGGAGTTATCAGATTGTGATAATAAGATTTCTACACAAATTCTGGGTAATACTCGTTCTGATATCGAAAATCTACGATGGCAAACGACAAGAAGTGGTCTGCTGGCAGTTCTCATACTTGTCTTCTTCATGGTTGGTGGTGCAAGTATTTCTAAAAGATTATCAGTGGAACACGATAAACCAGTTCAAGTCACATTACATACTGTTGATCCAGAGGAACGTGATGCtgacgaagatgataacacattggatcaaattctACTGGATGAGGACGAATTTAACCCTGATGTGAAAAGATGA
- the ECI1 gene encoding dodecenoyl-CoA isomerase (similar to uniprot|Q05871 Saccharomyces cerevisiae YLR284C ECI1 Peroxisomal delta3 delta2-enoyl-CoA isomerase hexameric protein that converts 3-hexenoyl-CoA to trans-2-hexenoyl-CoA essential for the beta-oxidation of unsaturated fatty acids oleate-induced) yields the protein MADKGISYCVDGPVSIISINKAKTLNSMSGDDYIKLAELVDKADNEPKTFFTLLQSCGSFFSSGADFVSITEPSKSNSGESELKKWLDNFLSRNSYVTSVFIRHRKILICCLNGPAVGLSAALCALCDIVYAMNDKVYLRFPFVELGLVMEGGTSVTLPLKLGNNKTMETILFNKNLTYDELKGTIVTRNYDMTDTQEFNQRVINDLKNRANNVYLPSILGIKKLISINYKDNVQRANSVETSDAITSWVNGEPQRRFKILKTKLRKHKV from the coding sequence ATGGCTGATAAAGGTATTAGTTACTGCGTAGATGGACCTGTTTCTATCATCAGCATTAACAAGGCCAAGACATTAAATTCTATGAGTGGTGATGATTACATAAAATTAGCAGAACTGGTTGACAAAGCCGATAATGAGCCTAAAACATTTTTTACACTCCTACAAAGTTGTGGTAGCTTTTTCTCTAGTGGTGCAGACTTTGTCTCTATTACCGAACCTTCAAAATCTAACAGTGGTGAATCAGAACTTAAGAAATGGCttgacaattttttatcCAGGAATTCATATGTTACAAGTGTTTTCATTAGACAtagaaaaattttaatatGCTGTTTGAATGGTCCTGCCGTAGGCCTTTCAGCGGCTCTGTGTGCTCTGTGTGATATTGTATATGCGATGAACGATAAAGTCTATTTGAGATTTCCATTTGTGGAGCTAGGGCTTGTCATGGAAGGTGGTACTTCTGTTACCTTACCACTAAAATTGGGGAATAATAAAACTATGGAAACGATTTTGTTTAACAAGAATTTAACTTAcgatgaattgaaaggtACTATAGTCACACGTAATTACGATATGACTGATACTCAAGAGTTTAATCAACGTGTGATTAACGACTTGAAAAACCGTGCCAATAATGTTTACCTGCCCAGTATTTTGGggatcaagaaattaatttctaTCAATTACAAGGATAACGTTCAAAGAGCTAATTCTGTAGAGACGTCAGATGCCATAACTTCATGGGTCAATGGTGAACCTCAGAGGAGGTTTAAGATACTTAAGACTAAGCTGAGGAAACATAAGGTATAA
- the NNT1 gene encoding S-adenosylmethionine-dependent methyltransferase (similar to uniprot|Q05874 Saccharomyces cerevisiae YLR285W NNT1 Putative nicotinamide N-methyltransferase has a role in rDNA silencing and in lifespan determination): MSDNELDGAFGVFEEPTDFLPPPPEAHFADYEREYVSKESDSQNKKVQLRLVGKSPLWGHMLWNAGIYTAKHLDKHPGLVKGKNVLELGAAAALPTVVCGLIGANKVVSTDYPEPELIQNIQYNVDHELYGGKPFSQDSNDRKVVVEGYIWGNEYEPILSHTGGSKFDLIILSDCVFNHTEHRKLLRCIKDLLANDGKALVVFSPHRPRLLDVDLSFFETAKEFGLAPEFIDLVKWHPMFDEDPSTAEIRSRVYAYYLTHAKE, from the coding sequence ATGTCTGATAACGAACTAGACGGTGCATTTGGTGTTTTTGAAGAGCCAACGGACTTTTTGCCACCTCCTCCTGAAGCTCATTTCGCAGATTATGAAAGAGAATACGTCTCCAAGGAATCCGATtctcaaaataaaaaagtACAACTGCGTCTAGTCGGTAAATCACCACTTTGGGGACATATGTTGTGGAATGCTGGTATTTACACGGCTAAACACTTGGATAAACATCCGGGATTGGTAAAAGGTAAAAACGTCTTGGAATTAGGTGCTGCAGCCGCTTTGCCTACAGTTGTATGTGGATTGATTGGTGCTAATAAAGTGGTTTCCACTGATTATCCAGAACCAGAACTTATACAAAATATTCAATACAATGTGGATCATGAATTATACGGTGGTAAACCTTTTTCACAAGATTCCAATGATAGGAAAGTGGTTGTCGAAGGTTACATCTGGGGGAACGAATACGAACCAATCCTATCACATACCGGTGGATCCAAATTCGATTTAATCATTCTTAGTGACTGTGTTTTTAACCACACAGAACACAGAAAACTATTACGTTGTATCAAAGATCTCTTAGCAAATGATGGGAAAGCTCTTGTCGTATTTTCACCTCATCGTCCCAGACTCTTAGATGTAGACTTaagtttctttgaaactgccaaagaatttggacTTGCTCCTGAGTTTATCGATTTAGTCAAATGGCATCCAATGTTTGATGAGGACCCATCTACAGCGGAGATCAGATCTCGTGTATATGCCTATTACTTAACGCATGCCAAAGAATAG